One window of Streptomyces sp. FIT100 genomic DNA carries:
- the nuoI gene encoding NADH-quinone oxidoreductase subunit NuoI, with product MSERSKDSESGFQNPVAGFGVTFKAMFKKRLTEQYPEQQKTTAPRFHGRHQLNRHPDGLEKCVGCELCAWACPADAIYVEGADNTDEERYSPGERYGRVYQINYARCILCGLCIEACPTRALTMTNEFELADSSRENLIYTKEQLLAGLEPGMVDSPHAIYPGTDEQDYYRGLVTEAAPGTERQVATSKGEKPADGPVDEEVDA from the coding sequence GTGTCTGAGCGATCCAAGGACTCCGAGAGCGGGTTCCAGAACCCGGTCGCCGGCTTCGGCGTGACCTTCAAGGCCATGTTCAAGAAGCGGCTGACGGAGCAGTATCCGGAGCAGCAGAAGACGACGGCGCCGCGCTTCCACGGCCGGCACCAGCTCAACCGGCACCCGGACGGGCTGGAGAAGTGCGTCGGCTGCGAGTTGTGCGCCTGGGCCTGTCCCGCGGACGCCATCTATGTGGAGGGCGCGGACAACACCGACGAGGAGCGCTACTCGCCGGGCGAGCGGTACGGGCGGGTGTACCAGATCAACTACGCCCGCTGCATTCTGTGCGGTCTGTGCATCGAGGCGTGCCCGACCCGGGCGCTCACGATGACCAACGAGTTCGAGCTGGCCGACAGCTCCCGGGAGAACCTGATCTACACCAAGGAGCAGCTCCTCGCCGGGCTGGAGCCCGGCATGGTCGACTCCCCGCACGCGATCTACCCCGGCACGGACGAGCAGGACTACTACCGGGGGCTGGTCACCGAGGCCGCGCCCGGCACGGAGCGCCAGGTCGCCACCTCCAAGGGCGAGAAGCCGGCGGACGGGCCCGTGGACGAGGAGGTCGACGCATGA
- a CDS encoding NADH-quinone oxidoreductase subunit J, whose amino-acid sequence MSATLAAATSTGEAVQFWVLGTVAVLGALGTVLMRKAVHSALCLAGTMIVLAVFYLANGAYFLGIVQIVVYTGAIMMLFLFVVMLVGVTAADSLKETIKGQRWWAALCGLGFGVLLAAGIGNASLSPGSFIGLGQANAGGNVEGLAALIFTKYVFAFEITGALLISAAVGAMVLTHRERTERASTQRELAEQRVREGKHLPPLPAPGVYARHNAVDVAGLLPDGTTSQLSVSKTLRDRGQLRDVSTEALNDLKALEQRSEERLGRAKDALDRDGQEAKR is encoded by the coding sequence ATGAGCGCCACGCTCGCCGCGGCCACCTCCACGGGGGAGGCCGTCCAGTTCTGGGTGCTGGGCACGGTCGCCGTCCTCGGCGCGCTCGGCACCGTCCTGATGAGGAAGGCCGTGCACAGCGCGCTGTGCCTCGCCGGGACCATGATCGTCCTCGCGGTCTTCTACCTCGCCAACGGGGCGTACTTCCTGGGCATCGTCCAGATCGTCGTCTACACCGGCGCGATCATGATGCTGTTCCTCTTCGTCGTCATGCTCGTCGGCGTCACGGCCGCGGACTCCCTCAAGGAGACCATCAAGGGCCAGCGCTGGTGGGCCGCGCTCTGCGGACTCGGCTTCGGCGTCCTGCTCGCCGCCGGCATCGGGAACGCCTCGCTGAGCCCCGGCTCCTTCATCGGCCTCGGCCAGGCCAACGCGGGTGGCAATGTCGAAGGGCTCGCCGCCCTCATCTTCACCAAGTACGTCTTCGCCTTCGAGATCACCGGCGCGCTGCTGATCTCGGCGGCCGTCGGCGCGATGGTGCTCACCCACCGGGAGCGCACCGAGCGCGCCAGCACCCAGCGGGAGCTGGCCGAGCAGCGGGTCCGCGAGGGCAAGCACCTGCCGCCGCTGCCCGCCCCGGGTGTCTACGCCCGGCACAACGCGGTGGACGTCGCCGGTCTGCTCCCGGACGGCACCACGTCGCAGCTTTCCGTCAGCAAGACGCTGCGCGACCGCGGGCAGCTCCGCGATGTCTCCACCGAGGCGCTGAACGACCTCAAGGCGCTGGAGCAGCGCTCGGAGGAGCGCCTCGGACGGGCCAAGGACGCACTCGACCGGGACGGACAGGAGGCCAAGCGGTGA
- the nuoH gene encoding NADH-quinone oxidoreductase subunit NuoH — MIALAQLAAQPQSVLAAEDLSMFGRDPWWLVVIKAVFCFAFLMVTVLFSIVWERKVVAWMQLRIGPNRHGPWGLLQSLADGVKLMLKEDLIVKRADKVVYVLAPIIAAIPAFMAIAVIPFGPAGNEISIFGQRTTMQLTDLPIAMLYILAVASVGIYGIVLAGWSSGSTYPLLGGLRSCAQMISYEIAMGAAFASVFLYSGSMSTSAIVEAQADRWYVLLLPVSFLIYIVTMIGETNRAPFDMPESEGDLVGGFNTEYSSIKFALFMLAEYVNMVTVSAVSVTLFLGGWRAPYPISTFWEGANHGWWPMLWFVIKVQLLLFFFIWLRGTLPRVRYDQLMKLGWKVLIPVSVVWLMLVATVRALRNEGQDFSQIVLYVGGAVLAVLLLSFVVDLVRGKPEEGTEAGKAAPPAAFDPMAGGYPVPPLPGQELPPVPRRRPRRDRELIVSGGMNTDSDGPRDGRDGKEADGV, encoded by the coding sequence ATGATCGCGCTTGCTCAGCTCGCGGCCCAGCCGCAGAGCGTCCTCGCCGCCGAGGACCTCTCGATGTTCGGGCGGGACCCGTGGTGGCTCGTCGTCATCAAGGCAGTCTTCTGCTTCGCCTTCCTGATGGTGACCGTGCTCTTCTCCATCGTGTGGGAGCGCAAGGTCGTCGCCTGGATGCAGCTGCGCATCGGCCCCAACCGGCACGGCCCCTGGGGCCTCCTCCAGTCCCTCGCGGACGGCGTCAAGCTGATGCTCAAGGAGGACCTGATCGTCAAGCGCGCGGACAAGGTGGTCTACGTCCTCGCGCCGATCATCGCCGCCATCCCGGCCTTCATGGCGATCGCCGTGATCCCCTTCGGCCCGGCAGGCAACGAGATCTCGATCTTCGGCCAGCGGACCACGATGCAGCTCACCGACCTGCCGATCGCGATGCTCTACATCCTCGCGGTCGCCTCCGTCGGCATCTACGGCATCGTGCTGGCGGGCTGGTCGTCCGGCTCCACGTACCCGCTGCTCGGCGGGCTCCGCTCCTGCGCGCAGATGATCTCGTACGAGATCGCGATGGGCGCGGCCTTCGCCTCCGTCTTCCTCTACTCCGGGTCGATGTCGACCTCGGCGATCGTCGAGGCGCAGGCGGACCGCTGGTACGTGCTGCTGCTGCCGGTCTCGTTCCTGATCTACATCGTCACGATGATCGGCGAGACCAACCGGGCCCCGTTCGACATGCCGGAGTCCGAGGGCGACCTCGTCGGCGGCTTCAACACCGAGTACTCGTCCATCAAGTTCGCGCTGTTCATGCTCGCCGAGTACGTCAACATGGTCACCGTCTCGGCGGTCTCGGTCACCCTCTTCCTGGGCGGCTGGCGGGCCCCGTACCCGATCAGCACCTTCTGGGAGGGCGCGAACCACGGCTGGTGGCCGATGCTCTGGTTCGTCATCAAGGTGCAGCTGCTGCTGTTCTTCTTCATCTGGCTGCGCGGCACACTGCCGCGCGTCCGCTACGACCAGCTGATGAAGCTCGGCTGGAAGGTCCTCATCCCGGTCTCGGTCGTCTGGCTGATGCTCGTCGCGACCGTAAGGGCGCTGCGCAACGAGGGACAGGACTTCTCGCAGATCGTGCTCTACGTCGGCGGGGCGGTCCTCGCGGTCCTGCTGCTCTCCTTCGTGGTCGACCTCGTCCGCGGCAAGCCGGAAGAGGGCACGGAAGCAGGGAAGGCGGCGCCGCCCGCCGCGTTCGACCCGATGGCGGGCGGATACCCGGTGCCCCCGCTGCCCGGGCAGGAGCTGCCGCCGGTGCCGCGCAGGCGGCCGAGGCGCGACCGCGAACTGATTGTCAGTGGTGGCATGAATACTGACAGTGACGGTCCTCGTGACGGACGTGACGGAAAGGAGGCTGACGGTGTCTGA
- the nuoK gene encoding NADH-quinone oxidoreductase subunit NuoK, with product MNPVNYLYLAALLFTIGAAGVLIRRNAIVVFMCIELMLNACNLAFVAFSRMHGNLDGQIIAFFTMVVAAAEVVVGLAIIVLLFRSRHSASVDDASLMKL from the coding sequence GTGAATCCCGTCAACTACCTCTATCTTGCCGCCCTGTTGTTCACCATCGGCGCGGCGGGCGTGCTGATCAGGCGGAACGCGATCGTGGTGTTCATGTGCATCGAGCTCATGCTCAACGCCTGCAACCTCGCGTTCGTCGCCTTCTCCCGGATGCACGGCAATCTCGACGGCCAGATCATCGCCTTCTTCACGATGGTCGTCGCCGCCGCGGAGGTCGTGGTCGGGCTCGCCATCATCGTGTTGCTGTTCCGTTCCCGCCACTCGGCCTCGGTCGACGACGCCAGCCTGATGAAGCTGTGA